In Phreatobacter stygius, a genomic segment contains:
- a CDS encoding GntR family transcriptional regulator, producing the protein MRTRSQDVTEILRDWILTGTVTGGERLEEIPLAEKLGVSRTPVRAALTLLANEGLLDYQPKRGYLVRTFGADEVFAAYEVRATLEGLACRLAATSGIPDAAAATLWACVEEGDRYLAKGYLAEEDFRPYQAMNVTFHETILKLSGNVWAERFVNQTHGIPFVSDRIILWHDYGVILRSHNDHHRITEALIRRQSARAEDLMREHVYFAGLFLKENFHRIGRGADNGADKI; encoded by the coding sequence ATGCGAACACGCTCTCAAGACGTCACGGAAATCCTGCGCGACTGGATCCTCACCGGGACCGTCACGGGGGGTGAGCGGCTGGAGGAAATCCCGCTCGCCGAGAAGCTCGGCGTGTCGCGCACGCCGGTGCGCGCGGCGCTGACCCTGCTCGCCAACGAGGGCTTGCTCGATTACCAGCCGAAGCGCGGTTATCTGGTCCGCACCTTTGGCGCCGACGAGGTCTTCGCGGCCTATGAGGTGCGCGCGACGCTCGAAGGCCTCGCCTGCCGGCTGGCGGCGACGTCAGGCATTCCGGACGCGGCCGCGGCGACGCTTTGGGCCTGCGTCGAGGAGGGTGACCGTTACCTCGCCAAGGGATATCTGGCGGAGGAGGATTTCCGGCCCTATCAGGCAATGAACGTCACCTTCCACGAGACCATTCTGAAGCTCTCGGGCAATGTCTGGGCCGAGCGTTTCGTCAACCAGACCCACGGCATCCCCTTCGTCTCCGACCGGATCATCCTGTGGCACGATTACGGGGTGATCCTGCGCTCGCACAACGACCACCACCGCATCACCGAGGCGCTGATCCGGCGCCAGTCCGCCCGCGCCGAAGACCTGATGCGCGAACACGTCTATTTCGCCGGGCTGTTCCTGAAGGAAAATTTCCATAGGATCGGCCGCGGCGCGGATAATGGCGCCGACAAGATCTGA
- a CDS encoding ABC transporter substrate-binding protein: MIKIFRTLPKLASAALLGALIVGPQAKAQAPAAEPGLTATTIKIGMFGPLSGPSMAYGFDVVNAARMYFDKINREGGIHGRRIEVVVEDDRCTANDVVAAVKKLVEQDQVFMLNGGSCSAPVVAARDYVVRSGVPWVMLNASGDGALYPPQPNIFGALSISQRAVGGSTIEFATRQLSAKRIGYINHDDAYGAWNLEAARFQAAQNGAELIVESINPAIADVTAPVLKLRAANVDAIIIATYARPAQLILKKAQELNVNKPIVIAVNAIANLRQLVENVGSREAFRNVYIQELLAAAPGSEKLAWVYDLYKQSYPELAAKPDHPQVYMPYGIPPAMVIVRALQAAGPQPTRAKVIAAIEQLNFDSGVMAGPISFSPTDRAGQKASIYFRFDGQAMTPVPGVFASRWTYQGQ, translated from the coding sequence ATGATCAAGATTTTCAGGACTTTGCCAAAACTGGCCTCAGCGGCCCTGCTGGGCGCGCTCATCGTGGGGCCGCAAGCGAAGGCCCAGGCCCCGGCAGCCGAGCCGGGCCTCACCGCCACCACCATCAAGATCGGCATGTTCGGCCCGCTTTCCGGTCCGTCCATGGCCTATGGCTTCGACGTGGTGAACGCCGCGCGGATGTATTTCGACAAGATCAACCGCGAGGGCGGCATCCATGGCCGCCGCATCGAGGTGGTGGTCGAGGACGACCGCTGCACTGCCAATGACGTGGTCGCCGCGGTGAAGAAGCTGGTCGAGCAGGACCAGGTCTTCATGCTGAACGGCGGTTCCTGCTCGGCCCCGGTGGTCGCCGCGCGCGACTATGTCGTGCGCTCGGGCGTGCCGTGGGTGATGCTGAATGCCTCCGGCGACGGCGCGCTTTATCCGCCCCAGCCGAACATCTTCGGCGCGCTGTCCATCTCGCAGCGCGCGGTCGGCGGCTCGACCATCGAATTCGCCACCCGCCAGCTGTCGGCCAAGCGCATCGGCTACATCAATCACGACGATGCCTATGGCGCGTGGAACCTGGAGGCCGCGCGCTTTCAGGCGGCCCAGAACGGCGCCGAGCTGATCGTCGAGTCGATCAATCCCGCCATCGCCGACGTTACCGCGCCGGTGTTGAAGCTGCGTGCCGCCAATGTCGATGCCATCATCATCGCGACCTATGCCAGGCCCGCCCAGCTGATCCTGAAGAAGGCGCAGGAGCTCAACGTCAACAAGCCGATCGTCATTGCGGTCAACGCCATCGCCAACCTGCGCCAGCTGGTCGAGAATGTCGGCAGCCGCGAGGCTTTCCGGAACGTCTATATCCAGGAACTGCTGGCGGCCGCCCCCGGCTCGGAAAAGCTCGCCTGGGTCTACGACCTCTACAAGCAGTCCTATCCCGAGCTTGCCGCCAAGCCTGACCATCCGCAGGTCTATATGCCCTATGGCATTCCGCCCGCCATGGTGATCGTCCGGGCGCTTCAGGCGGCTGGCCCCCAGCCGACGCGCGCCAAGGTGATCGCGGCGATCGAGCAGTTGAATTTCGACTCCGGCGTCATGGCAGGCCCCATCAGCTTCTCGCCGACCGACCGGGCAGGGCAGAAGGCCTCGATCTATTTCCGCTTCGACGGCCAGGCGATGACCCCGGTGCCCGGCGTTTTCGCCAGCCGCTGGACCTATCAGGGCCAGTGA
- a CDS encoding SDR family NAD(P)-dependent oxidoreductase, which produces MRVALVTGGGRGIGREICRVLASAGLTVASADIDEASARNTAASLPGDGHLGLHVDVANEASVEAMFERVETAIGPVAVLVSNAGRLLLHDGRRPLVTETSLDNWQDTFAVNTVGPFLGARAYLRRRSETPVEHGRIITFSSVAAQLGGYNASAAYIAAKAAVIGLTKAVAREAAPLGITANVIAPGLIDTDMMKLAAGGAGITAATTANVPLGRLGQPADVAAAVAFLASPASAYITGTTIDVNGGYRMQ; this is translated from the coding sequence ATGAGGGTCGCATTGGTGACCGGCGGCGGCCGTGGCATCGGACGGGAGATCTGCCGGGTCCTGGCATCGGCCGGCCTGACCGTGGCATCCGCCGATATCGACGAGGCCTCGGCCCGCAACACGGCGGCCTCGCTGCCGGGTGACGGCCATCTCGGCCTCCATGTCGATGTCGCGAACGAAGCCTCGGTCGAGGCCATGTTCGAGCGGGTCGAAACGGCAATCGGCCCGGTCGCGGTTCTGGTCAGCAATGCCGGGCGTCTGCTCTTGCATGACGGCCGCCGGCCCCTGGTCACCGAGACCTCGCTCGACAATTGGCAGGACACTTTCGCGGTCAATACGGTCGGGCCGTTTCTCGGCGCGCGCGCCTATCTGAGGCGGCGGAGCGAGACCCCGGTCGAGCACGGCCGCATCATCACCTTCTCGTCGGTCGCCGCACAGCTCGGTGGCTACAATGCCAGCGCCGCCTATATCGCCGCCAAGGCCGCGGTCATCGGCCTGACCAAGGCGGTGGCGCGCGAGGCGGCGCCCTTGGGCATCACCGCCAATGTCATCGCCCCCGGGCTGATCGACACCGACATGATGAAGCTCGCCGCCGGCGGCGCCGGTATCACCGCCGCGACGACCGCCAATGTGCCGCTCGGCCGGCTCGGCCAGCCGGCCGATGTCGCGGCGGCGGTGGCCTTCCTGGCCTCACCCGCATCCGCCTACATCACGGGAACCACCATCGACGTGAATGGCGGCTACCGGATGCAATGA